The following DNA comes from Marichromatium purpuratum 984.
GTGACCGCGCACCTCAGCCGAGGGCGAGTAGACCCGCAGGTACTCGCACGGCAGCCGGAAGCGCGAGCCGTCGTCGAAGACCAGCTCCAGCACCCGCGAGCGCTGGTGCAGGCGAATCTCGGTAGGCAGGGGGTGGGTGTCGTCCATGGAGACCTCCGCGATCAGTGCTCGGCGCCGAGCGCACGGGCGCGGGCCTGGCGCTCGGCGAGCGCCTCGGCATCCTCGGTCGGGGCGTCGAGCCCAGGCCAGCCGGCGCAGTGACGCAGGATCAGCTCGGTGAGCAGGTCGAGGTGTGCCGGTGCGTCGTTGAGACAGGGGATGTAACCATAGTGCTCGCCGCCGGCCTCGAGGAAGTACTCGCGGTTCTCCTCGTCGATCTCCTCGATGGTCTCCAGACAGTCGGCGGAGAACCCGGGCGAGAGCACATGGACCGACTTCACCCCGGACGCGCCCCATTGCTTGAGGGTGGTCTCGGTATAGGGCTGAAGCCACTCGCTCGAACCGAGACGCGACTGGAAGGACATGCCCCAACGATCCTCAGCCAGCCCCAGCGACTCGATCACCAGCCGCGCGGTCTTGCGACACAGACAGTGATAGGGATCGCCCTTGTCGAAGTAGTCCTTGGGGATGCCGTGGAAGGAGAACAGCAGCCGCTCGGGCTCGCCGTGCTCGGCCCAGTGAGCGCGGATACTGGCGACCAGGGCGTCGATATAGGCCGGATCGTCGTGATACTGGTTAATGAAGCGCAGCTCCGGCAGCCAGCGCCAGCGCCGCAGCTCGGCGGTGACGGCGTCGAAGGCCGAGCCGGTGGTGGTGGCCGAGTACTGCGGATAGAGCGGGAACACCAGGATGCGTCGGGCATTGGCCGCGCGCAGCTCGGCCAGCGCCGAGGCCACCGAGGGGTTGCCGTAGCGCATCCCCAGCGCGACCTTGACCGGCCCCCCGAGGCGCGCGCTCAGCCGCTCGGCGACGCCGTCGCGCTGCCGCCGCGAGATCGCCAACAGCGGCGAGCCGTCCTCGGTCCACACCGACTCATAGGCGCGCGCCGAGCGCGCCGGCCGGGTGCGCAGGATGACGCCGTGGAGCAGCGGCAGCCACAGCGCACGCGACATCTCCACCACCCGGGGGTCGGAGAGGAACTCGGCGAGATAGCGGCGCACGTCCGGCACGCTGGTGCTGTCGGGCGTGCCCAGGTTGATCAGCAGCACCCCGAGCGACTCGGGGACGTCATGACGGTAAGCGGGGGTATCGACGAACTTCATCAAGGGGTCTCGGACTGGGCCTGTTCGGAAAGGAGTCGGTAGAGTGCCTGGAAACGCTCGGGATCTGGGGCGCCGAACAGCGGGTCCTCGGCCGAGGGCGCCTCGGCCGCCACCGCCTCCCAGTCGGCCTCGTCGAGCACCTTGAGGGCGATCGGGAAGGCCTCGCGATCCTCGAGCGAGAGGTGCGCGCGCATGGTCGCGACCAGCTCGCGGCCATTGGCCTCGACGTCCTCGCGCAACAGCACCTCCTCGTTGAGGATGCCGTCGAGCGACTGACGGAAGCGCTTGTTGATCTGGCTGAGGCTCGCGTGCTGACGCATCAGCACGTCGAACACCTCGTGCTGCCCGGCGCCCTTGGCGAGGGCACGACGGAAGATGATGTCCTCGGTCGGGTGATGGACGCTGTCGGCATAGCCGTCCATGTACTCGAGCATCTCGCTCATCAGGTCGTAGTCGGGCTCCTCGCCCGCGTGGAAGCGGTCGAGCAGGGTCTCGAACAGGTCGAGCAGCTTGACGAGACGGGCGTGGTCCTGGCCCAGTCGGGTCATCACCGGGTGCATAGGCCTTTCTCCTAGTCGGTGGCAATCGTCTCAATCGATCCAGTATGCCATCATCCCCAGCCGTGCCAAGGCACGCGCGATCCGCGTCCGGCGTCTCGTCCAGCATCAGACGAGCGGCATCGGCCGGGGTTCCCGGCGCGGCGGTCAATGATCGCGGGCGCGACGCAGCAATGGGGCCAGCAACTGCCAGACCGGCCCTTCGCGCCAGCCCTCACGACCACACACATAGTCGAGCGCGTGCAGGTTCTGCAGCGTCCAGCCCATGCGCCGACTCGCCCACTCGCGACCGCAGCAGAGCAGCCGATCACCGCTCTCGAGTTCGGTCTCCGGCCCCGGGAGCAACCATCGGGCACCGTCACGCGCCAGCAGCAGGGGAATCACCGGCAGGCATTGCGCACGTGCCCGTGGGTCGCGAAACAGGACCTCCAGGGTCGGCGGCTCACCGCGCGCGATCGCCTCACACACGGCACGGGCGCGCTCGGGCTCGAGGGCGATCTCCCAGACATGTGGCGCACAGTCTCCGACCACCCCCAGCACCCGACTCACCAACTCGCAGGCCCAGGGCTCGTCCTCGAGTCGCGCCAGAGTGGTGAAGTCGGAGAGCAGCGGGTTGACCAACCGGATACCGATACGATTGGCGACGATCAGGCTGGGGTGCATGATCGCATGGGCACCGACCCGACCGAACAGCTGATGGTTGTGGTGCTGGTTCTCGCGCGCGATCACGAATAGCCCGCGATTGAGCATCAACGCGGTCATCACGATCGAGAGGTTGTCGGCGTCGTGATCGGTGCCCGCCACCAACCCCACGGCGCGACGGATCCCGGCCTGCTCCAGGGTCACCGCCTCGGTGCCGCGCCCCTGCACCACACCCTCCTCGGGGATGCCGGTCTGGTGCGGCAGCGCCTCGATCACCTGCACCTCGAGCCCCTGCGCCTTGAGATGCTTGTACATCGCCTTGCCGAAGCGACCATAGCCGCAGATCACCCAGCGCCCTCGGCTCGGCGGGAACAGCGGCTCCTTGAGCCGCTCGCCACCAAAGCTCGAGAACCAGTCGAGCAACAGAGTCAGACAGGGCGCCTGAATGGCCGTGGCCACGTCATTGGCAAAGGTGTCGAAAGGGTCGTAGATGTGGTCGGTGCCGAAAGAGGCCATGTTGGCCTCGATCTCGTGCGAATCGGCACGACAGATCACCTTCACCTCGGGGTGCATCAGCTTGGCGGCGATGGCGATCTTGAGGTTGGTCTCGTTGACGTTGGTCAGCGCCACCACCCCCTGACACAGCGGATGTATGAGTCCGGCCGCCTCGAGGTGCGCCGGACTGCGCGCGTCGGCGCAGAGCGCGGGGACGTATTCGCGCTGATTCTCGAGCTGGAGCAGATTGATGCGCTCGGCGTCGATGTCGATCACCACCGCGTGCAGGTGCCGATCGGTTAGCCCCCGCACCAGGGCGCTCCCGGTCTGACCATAGCCGCAGACCAGATAGAAGGGGGTGCGCAACCCACGGACCTGGATACGGAACCGCAGCTCGCGGATCGCGCGTTGGAAGGTCGCGTCCTGCAGCAGCGCGATCAGGGTGCCGACGGCATAGATCCACACCGCCACGGTCGCGAACACACACCCCGAGACCCAGATCCGTTGGGCATCGGTGAAGGTGTTCGGCAGCTCGCCGAAACCGATGGTGGTCGACATGTAGCTGACGAAATAGAAGGCATGGAACAGGCTCATCGTCGCCGGGGCGCCGCCGGCATCCCGCGCCGGGATCAACGCCAGCCCCGCCATCGCCACCGCATAGACCAGGATCAGCGACAGCAAGGGCGCGCGCATGCGCCGGAAGACGAGGAAGACGATGATATGCATCGTGTCGGCCCTCGATTCGCAACGGAGGCGCCGCTCAGCGGCGCAGCATCACCGTCTCGATCAGCAACAGCACCACCGAGACCACGTTGGCGATCATCGCCCCGCCGGCGAGCGAGACGATACTGGACATCGCCGAGGGGGTCATGCCGTCCTCGCCGACGTGTACCACCACCGTCCACACCAGCGCCGCGGCGATGAGCTGCAGGATCGCCACCAGGCTGGTGGCGAGCAGCACGGCGCCGAGCTGGGTGCGATCGCCGAACTTGAGCACGGTGGCGACGAGGTTGACCACGATCACCGCGAACAGCTCCCAGGCGTGATGATGGTTGGGGTTGTCGATCTCGCCGACGAAGAACCCGAAGTTCAGCGTCAGGGCGAGCACGATGAAGAAGCTGAAGACGACCTTTTCGGGGTTCATCCGTCTCTCCGCAACAAGGGGCCCGAGCGGGCACGAACACGATGGCGGCCAGATTGCCGGCGCATCATAGCAGTTTGCCGGTGGGCAGCTACCAGTCGCCAGCCACCAGCTACCAGCCGCCAGCGAAAGGGCGGGCAGTCCTTGACCACCGTCGTTGAGCACAAGCGTCCACTGACAGCTGGCGACTGGCGGCAACGGCTGACGACTGGTGGCTGGTAGCTGGTGGCCGGCAGCTGGTGGCTGGAGGCTGGCGGCTGATCGCTACCGCCCCCGATTGCCCCAGCCCCGCCCGCCGGGCTAACGTGTCGGCATACACGGCGGTACGAGGATCCCGGCATGGCCCTGACCCTGATGCTGACCCTGATCGGTCTCGCCGGCGGGCTGTGGCTGGCGGAGGCCGGACTCGACGGGCTCGCCGCACCGCTGATCGGCGCCCTGTTCGGTTTCGTGCTCGCCCGCCAGCAGCTGCTCGAGCGGATGCTGCGCGAGCAGCTGGGACGCGCGACCCCGCCGCCCGCCGCCCCCCTGCCGCAACCGGAGCTAGCACCCGACTCCGAGCCACTGTCGCTCGACTTGCCCGCACCGTCGCCGGTCACGCCCCGGTCAACGCCCCAGCCACGCGCGCCCTGGCGGCTGCGCGAGCGCCTGCTCGGTGCCAACCCGCTGGTGCGCATCGGTATCCTGCTGGTGTTCGTCGGCACCGGCTTCCTGATCAAGTACGCGGTCGACCAGCAGTGGCTGCGGTTGTCGCTGGAGCTGCGTCTCGGCGCCATCGCCCTGGCCGCGCTGGGGCTGCTCGGGCTCGGCTGGCGGGTGCGTGCGCGCAATCGCGACTACGGGTTGCTGCTCCAGGGCGCGGCCATCGGCATCCTCTATCTCGACGTCCACGGCGCCCATGTGCTTGCCGGGCTGCTCGGACCCGTCGCCGCCTTCGCATTGTTGGCATTGATCGCGCTCGTCTGTCTCGCCCTGGCGCTCACCCAGGAGGCGCGCAGCCTCGCCTGGTTCGGCCTGATCGGCGGCTTCCTCGCGCCACTGATCAGCGCCGACGGCGGCGGCGACCCGGTGGTGCTGTTCGGCTACTACGCCCTGCTCGACACCCTGGTGCTGGCGCTGGCCTGGGCGCGCGGCTGGCGCGCGCTCAACCTGCTCGGCTTCGCCTTTACCTTCGTCATCGGCATCGTCTGGGGCGTGCTGCGCTACGAGCCGGCGCTGTTCCATCGGGTCGAACCCTTCCTGATCTACTTCTTCCTCGTCTATGTCGCCGTGGCGGTGCTCCACGCCCGGCACCGGCCGCCGGGCTCCGCCACCCCGGTCGACGCCACCCTGGTGTTCGGCACCCCGCTGCTGACCCTCGCCTGCCAGCTCGCGCTGGTTGCCCACCAGCCCTGGGGCGAGGCCTACTCGACCCTGGCGATGGGGCTGTTCTATCTCGCCCTCGCCGGCTGGCTGCGACGCGACGGGCATCCTGCCACGGCGTTGCTCGCCCAGACCTTCCTCGCGCTCGCGGTGATCCTGCTGTCGCTGACCCCGGCCTTCGCCCTCGATGCCGAACTGACCGCTGGCTTCTGGGCGCTCGAGGGCGCGGCCATGGCCTGGATCGGCGCCCGTCAGGAGCAAACGCGGGTGCTGGTCTTCGCGCTGCTGCTCCAGCTCGGCGCGGCGCTCGCGCTACCCTTCGCCGAGACCGCCGCCGACCCGCCCCCCTTCCTCGGCGCCGAGGTGCTCGGCGCGCTGACCATCGCCCTCGCCGGGCTGGTGAGCGCCTACTGGTTCGACCGCGCCCGTCCCTGGTGCCACGCCCTGGCGCCCTGGCTGGTCGGCTGGGGGACGCTGTGGTGGCTCGGTGCCGGGAGCGCCGAGCTGTGGCGTCTCGACCCCGGCGCGGTGCTGCCGGCGCGCCTGCTCGGCTACGCCCTGCTCGGCGCGCTGCTCGCCGAGTTGGCCGCCACCCGGCTGCGCTGGGCGCGACTCGACGCCCTGCTCGGCGGGCTGCCGCTGCTCGGGCTGATCGCGCTGGCGGCCAGCGCGGAGCGGCTGGAGCAACCGTTCGGCGCCGGCGGCGCGCTCGCCTGGCCGGCCTTCGTCAGCCTCGGCTATCTGCTGCTGTGGCGGGTCGAGCGCCGCGCACTCGCCCCAGGCATCGGCTGGGGCCTGTTCACCCAGGGGTTGACGACCCTGCTGGTGCTCGACTGGGGCTGGCTGTGGTGGGCCTTGGTCGCGCACCAGCCCGCCCCTGGCTGGCACGCCGCGGCGCTGGTGCTGCTCCCGGCCGTGGCGCTACTGCTGGCCACGCGGGCGCGACCCTGGCCGCTGACCTGGGCCCGGGTCCATGTCGGCGCGCTCGGCGCGCCGCTCGCGCTCGGGCTGGCGCTCTGGTCGGTCTGGTCGATCGGGGTCACCGGCGGTAGCGCACCCTGGCCACGGCTGCCGCTCGTCAACCCGCTCGATCTCGTCACCGCGCTGGTACTCGTCGCGCTGTGGCGCTGGTGGCGCGCGCTCGAGACGCACGGTCTGATCGCCCCCGGCGCACCGGGCCGACGAGCCGTCACCGCGCTGTTCGGGGTGCTCGGCTTCGGCTGGCTCAACCTGGTGCTGCTGCGCGCGCTGCACCATGCCTGGGACGTCGACTACCGGGTGGCGGCGCTGCTCGACTCGGCGCCGACCCAGATGGTCCTCTCGGTGAGCTGGGGGCTGTGCGCGGTGGCGCTGTTGCTGGGCGCGCGGCGCTGGGGCTCGCGCGCGCTCTGGTTCGGCGCGGCGGCGGTGCTGACGCTGGCGGTGGTGAAGCTGTTCGCGATCGATCTGGCCGCGCGCGGCGGGGTGGAGCGCATCGTCTCCTTCCTCGCCGTCGGTGGGCTGATGATGGGGATCGGCTGGCTGACGCCGCTGCCGCCGCGCACGACGACAGCCGACGAGACAGGGTTCAGTCGCCCGTCGTCGCGGACTCGGCAGCCGCCGCCTGCTTGAGTGCGCGGTGGATGACGATGTTGAGCATGCGCAGCGTCGCCGCGATCGAGGCGAACACCTGGTTGGCATGCACCCCGCGGGTGCGCAGCTCGCCCAGGTCGGTCTGCCAGACGATGCTGCACTCGGTGAGGGCATCGGTGCGCCCACCCTTGGGGATGCGCACCTCGTAATCGGTCAGCCGCGGCAGGGTCAGGCCGCGCTTCTTCACCACCCGTGCGAGTGCGCTCATGAAGGCATCGAAGCCACCGTTGCCGCTACCCACGGCGGTATAGACGTCGCACTCGATACGGAGCTTGATGCTCGCGGTCGACTCCAGGTCCATGGTCGAGGCCACCGAGCAGGCGAGCAGCTCGGCGTGGTCGTAGTCCTTGCTCTCCAGCACCTCGGCGATGATGAAGGGCAGGTCCTCGGTGGTGATGGTCTTCTTCGAGTCGCCGAGTTCGATGATACGGCGCAACACCGTCTGCTGCTGCTCCTCGGAGAGCTCGATGTCGAGTCGTTCGAGGTTCTTCGCCAGCGAGGCCTTGCCGGCGAGCTTACCGAGCGCGTACTTGCGTCGCCGGGCGAAGCGCTCGGGCGAGAGCCGCGAGTGGTAGAGACTGCCCTTGCGATCTCCGTCGGCATGGATGCCGGCGGTCTGGGTGAAGACGTCGGCGCCGACGATCGGCGCGTTGTCGGCGATGCGCTTGCCCGAGAAGTACTCGACCAGCTCGCTGGCGCGGGCGAGATGGGTCTCGTCGATGCCGGTGCGATAACCGAGCTGATCGCGCAGGTTGACCGCGACCTCGGCCAGCGAGGCATTACCGGCGCGCTCGCCGAGACAGTTGACGGTGCAGTGCAGCGCGCTCACCCCGGCGCGCGCGGCGGCGAGCACGTTGGCGGTGGCCAGGCCGTAGTCGTTGTGGGGGTGGAAGTCGAAGCACAGCCCGGGGAAGCGCGCGACCATGTCGGCGATCGCCGCCTCGACCTGCTCCGGGGTCATTACCCCGAGGGTGTCGGGCAGCATGAAGTGCCCCACCCCGCTGTCGGCGAGCTGCTCGACGAAGCGATAGACATAGTCCGGGGTGTCGCGATAGCCGTTCGACCAGTCCTCGAGATAGAGGTTGACGGCAAGCCCCGCCTCCTGGGCGCGGGCGACGCAGGCGCGCACATCGCCGACGTGCTGCTCCAGGGTCTTGCCGAGCTGGCCGTGACAGTGACGCTCGCTGCCCTTGGTCAGCAGGTTGAGCACCCGCCCGCCGGCGCCACGGATCCACTCGATGCTGCGCCCCTGGTCGACGAAGCCGAGGACCTCAACCCGCTCGGCGCATCCGCGATCTTCGGCCCACTCGATGATCTGGCGCACCGCGTAGGCCTCACCGCTGGAGACCCGCGCCGAGGCGACCTCGATGCGATCGACCCGTACCTGTTCGAGCAGAGTCTTGGCGAGATTGAGCTTCTCGGCCGGCGAGAAGGACACCCCCTGGGTCTGTTCCCCGTCGCGCAGGGTGGTGTCCATGATCTGGACATAGCGTTCGGCGGACTCGCTCATGCACCCGCCCCCGTGGCGGCGAGGGTGCGCTCGATCTCGGACTTGACCGCCTCGACCGTGGCCGGGAGATCGACACAACGCTGCTCGCGCTCCATCAACCCCTGCAGCGACGACGGCAGCGGCGCGCCGCGCCCGATCGCCTGCTCGACGGCCTCGTTGAACTTGGCCGGATGCGCGGTGGCCAGACAGACGGCGTCGTCCATGCCGCGTGCGGCATGGACACCGACGGCGGTGTGCGGACAGCAGATATAGCCGTCGTGCTCGTAGCTGGCGCGGATCTGCTCCAGGGTCTCCGCATCGCTCGCGGCACGGGCGTCGAAGTCGGCGCGCACCCGGGCATGGCGCTCGGCGTCGAGTTCGATGCGGCCATGCTCGCGCAGCCCCTCGAACAGCGCACGCACCCGCGCGCAGTCGCCGTCGTGGAGGAAGTAGAGATAGCGCTCGAAGTTGGAGGCGAGCTGGATGTCCATCGCCGGGCTGAGGGTGCGGTGCACCTGCGACTCGGCGGCGTAGATCCCGCTGTCGACGAAGCGGGTGAGGATGTCGTTGCGGTTGGTGGCGATCACCAGTCGACGCACCGGCAGCCCCATGCGACGGGCGAGATAGCCGGCGAAGACATCGCCGAAGTTGCCGGTGGGCACGGAGAAGCTGACCGCACGCTCGGGATCGCCACCGCTGACCCGACCCCAGGCGTAGAAGTAGTAGACCATCTGAGCGAGGATCCGCGCCCAGTTGATCGAGTTGACCGCGCCGAGGTGGTGGCTGCGCTTGAACGGCAGGTCGCTGAACAGCGTCTTGACGATGCGCTGGGCGTCGTCGAAGGTCCCCTCGACGGCGATGTTGTGGACGTTGTCGTCGAGCACCGTGGTCATCTGACGCGCCTGGATCGGCGACACCCGGCCCTTGGGGTGGAGGATGAAGACCTGGATGCCCGCCTTGCCGCGCACCCCGTAGATCGCCGCCGAGCCGGTATCGCCCGAGGTGGCGCCGACGATGTTGAACTCACCGCCGTCACGCGCCAGCAGATACTCGAAGAGGTTGCCGAGGAACTGCAGCGCCACATCTTTGAACGCGGCGGTGGGACCATGGAAGAGTTCGAGGATGCGCGCCCCGCCGGCCTCGACCACCGGGGTGACCTCGGGGTGGGAGAAGCCGGCGTAGGAGCGATCGATCAGCGCGCGCAGGTCCTCGCGCGGGATCTCGTCGCCGACGAAGGGGGTGAACACCTCGAGGGCCAGCTCCTGGAAGCTCAGCTGCGACCAGGCGCGCAGGGTCGCGGCATCGACCCGGGGCAACTCGGCCGGGACCAGCAGACCACCATCGGTGGCCAGTCCCATGGTGACCGCGTCGGCGAAACCGATGGAGGTGACACCCCCGCGGGTACTCAAGTAGTGCATCTCGTTCTCTGTGTTGACTGGTTGCTGTAGACGAGCGGGCGCCGGCACCCGCACGCGGCCTCGGACGTGCGCTCCGTGCAGGCGTCGGGAGACGATGGACGAGACGGGCAGACACCCCGGTGGTGGCGAGGCGGCGTGCCCGGAGCGTGCTCGGAGGAGCGGGCGCAGTGCAGTCCACCCCCTGCTCCCAGCGAACGCCGGGGAAATGGTTGAGAGTAAAAAACCTGGCCACGCTTGGCAACCGTGGCGTGCCCCCCGGGCACGTTCACCATCGTCCCGTGATGAATGCTGCACCCGCATCACAATGATCACCA
Coding sequences within:
- the hemH gene encoding ferrochelatase codes for the protein MKFVDTPAYRHDVPESLGVLLINLGTPDSTSVPDVRRYLAEFLSDPRVVEMSRALWLPLLHGVILRTRPARSARAYESVWTEDGSPLLAISRRQRDGVAERLSARLGGPVKVALGMRYGNPSVASALAELRAANARRILVFPLYPQYSATTTGSAFDAVTAELRRWRWLPELRFINQYHDDPAYIDALVASIRAHWAEHGEPERLLFSFHGIPKDYFDKGDPYHCLCRKTARLVIESLGLAEDRWGMSFQSRLGSSEWLQPYTETTLKQWGASGVKSVHVLSPGFSADCLETIEEIDEENREYFLEAGGEHYGYIPCLNDAPAHLDLLTELILRHCAGWPGLDAPTEDAEALAERQARARALGAEH
- a CDS encoding hemerythrin domain-containing protein — its product is MHPVMTRLGQDHARLVKLLDLFETLLDRFHAGEEPDYDLMSEMLEYMDGYADSVHHPTEDIIFRRALAKGAGQHEVFDVLMRQHASLSQINKRFRQSLDGILNEEVLLREDVEANGRELVATMRAHLSLEDREAFPIALKVLDEADWEAVAAEAPSAEDPLFGAPDPERFQALYRLLSEQAQSETP
- a CDS encoding potassium channel family protein — encoded protein: MHIIVFLVFRRMRAPLLSLILVYAVAMAGLALIPARDAGGAPATMSLFHAFYFVSYMSTTIGFGELPNTFTDAQRIWVSGCVFATVAVWIYAVGTLIALLQDATFQRAIRELRFRIQVRGLRTPFYLVCGYGQTGSALVRGLTDRHLHAVVIDIDAERINLLQLENQREYVPALCADARSPAHLEAAGLIHPLCQGVVALTNVNETNLKIAIAAKLMHPEVKVICRADSHEIEANMASFGTDHIYDPFDTFANDVATAIQAPCLTLLLDWFSSFGGERLKEPLFPPSRGRWVICGYGRFGKAMYKHLKAQGLEVQVIEALPHQTGIPEEGVVQGRGTEAVTLEQAGIRRAVGLVAGTDHDADNLSIVMTALMLNRGLFVIARENQHHNHQLFGRVGAHAIMHPSLIVANRIGIRLVNPLLSDFTTLARLEDEPWACELVSRVLGVVGDCAPHVWEIALEPERARAVCEAIARGEPPTLEVLFRDPRARAQCLPVIPLLLARDGARWLLPGPETELESGDRLLCCGREWASRRMGWTLQNLHALDYVCGREGWREGPVWQLLAPLLRRARDH
- a CDS encoding DUF6394 family protein, producing MNPEKVVFSFFIVLALTLNFGFFVGEIDNPNHHHAWELFAVIVVNLVATVLKFGDRTQLGAVLLATSLVAILQLIAAALVWTVVVHVGEDGMTPSAMSSIVSLAGGAMIANVVSVVLLLIETVMLRR
- a CDS encoding DUF2339 domain-containing protein encodes the protein MALTLMLTLIGLAGGLWLAEAGLDGLAAPLIGALFGFVLARQQLLERMLREQLGRATPPPAAPLPQPELAPDSEPLSLDLPAPSPVTPRSTPQPRAPWRLRERLLGANPLVRIGILLVFVGTGFLIKYAVDQQWLRLSLELRLGAIALAALGLLGLGWRVRARNRDYGLLLQGAAIGILYLDVHGAHVLAGLLGPVAAFALLALIALVCLALALTQEARSLAWFGLIGGFLAPLISADGGGDPVVLFGYYALLDTLVLALAWARGWRALNLLGFAFTFVIGIVWGVLRYEPALFHRVEPFLIYFFLVYVAVAVLHARHRPPGSATPVDATLVFGTPLLTLACQLALVAHQPWGEAYSTLAMGLFYLALAGWLRRDGHPATALLAQTFLALAVILLSLTPAFALDAELTAGFWALEGAAMAWIGARQEQTRVLVFALLLQLGAALALPFAETAADPPPFLGAEVLGALTIALAGLVSAYWFDRARPWCHALAPWLVGWGTLWWLGAGSAELWRLDPGAVLPARLLGYALLGALLAELAATRLRWARLDALLGGLPLLGLIALAASAERLEQPFGAGGALAWPAFVSLGYLLLWRVERRALAPGIGWGLFTQGLTTLLVLDWGWLWWALVAHQPAPGWHAAALVLLPAVALLLATRARPWPLTWARVHVGALGAPLALGLALWSVWSIGVTGGSAPWPRLPLVNPLDLVTALVLVALWRWWRALETHGLIAPGAPGRRAVTALFGVLGFGWLNLVLLRALHHAWDVDYRVAALLDSAPTQMVLSVSWGLCAVALLLGARRWGSRALWFGAAAVLTLAVVKLFAIDLAARGGVERIVSFLAVGGLMMGIGWLTPLPPRTTTADETGFSRPSSRTRQPPPA
- a CDS encoding alpha-isopropylmalate synthase regulatory domain-containing protein — protein: MSESAERYVQIMDTTLRDGEQTQGVSFSPAEKLNLAKTLLEQVRVDRIEVASARVSSGEAYAVRQIIEWAEDRGCAERVEVLGFVDQGRSIEWIRGAGGRVLNLLTKGSERHCHGQLGKTLEQHVGDVRACVARAQEAGLAVNLYLEDWSNGYRDTPDYVYRFVEQLADSGVGHFMLPDTLGVMTPEQVEAAIADMVARFPGLCFDFHPHNDYGLATANVLAAARAGVSALHCTVNCLGERAGNASLAEVAVNLRDQLGYRTGIDETHLARASELVEYFSGKRIADNAPIVGADVFTQTAGIHADGDRKGSLYHSRLSPERFARRRKYALGKLAGKASLAKNLERLDIELSEEQQQTVLRRIIELGDSKKTITTEDLPFIIAEVLESKDYDHAELLACSVASTMDLESTASIKLRIECDVYTAVGSGNGGFDAFMSALARVVKKRGLTLPRLTDYEVRIPKGGRTDALTECSIVWQTDLGELRTRGVHANQVFASIAATLRMLNIVIHRALKQAAAAESATTGD
- the thrC gene encoding threonine synthase encodes the protein MHYLSTRGGVTSIGFADAVTMGLATDGGLLVPAELPRVDAATLRAWSQLSFQELALEVFTPFVGDEIPREDLRALIDRSYAGFSHPEVTPVVEAGGARILELFHGPTAAFKDVALQFLGNLFEYLLARDGGEFNIVGATSGDTGSAAIYGVRGKAGIQVFILHPKGRVSPIQARQMTTVLDDNVHNIAVEGTFDDAQRIVKTLFSDLPFKRSHHLGAVNSINWARILAQMVYYFYAWGRVSGGDPERAVSFSVPTGNFGDVFAGYLARRMGLPVRRLVIATNRNDILTRFVDSGIYAAESQVHRTLSPAMDIQLASNFERYLYFLHDGDCARVRALFEGLREHGRIELDAERHARVRADFDARAASDAETLEQIRASYEHDGYICCPHTAVGVHAARGMDDAVCLATAHPAKFNEAVEQAIGRGAPLPSSLQGLMEREQRCVDLPATVEAVKSEIERTLAATGAGA